A genome region from Streptomyces sp. NBC_01296 includes the following:
- a CDS encoding carbamoyltransferase N-terminal domain-containing protein → MKLTHDGAVALLDDDRLVFSVEMEKLGNGLRYSTVADFSLIPGVLADFGYKPEDVDEWVVDGWDGDVSGTVALLDQGTPTEIAVGPYRESAACPALDSPSVSSTFPMDGQTYPYTSYPHAAGHVASAYASSPFAQRNEGSFVLVWDGGLFPRLYWADPRGGVENLGELFPLLGHAYAIAGHHFGPFRKTVQSPTVDDLSVAGKLMAYIALGRTDESVVTVLREEFHRVFESDEPAAVEYRATVGGYGSLFERSVPPVHEFFSAVRARVSENGVSDEDVLASVHDFFEGLLVERITAKVRAAKGDGPWNLCFAGGCALNIKWNSALREAPDFRDVWVPPFPNDSGSAIGAAVLGRAQRDGLAPLDWNPRLGPALTPSPELPAGWSASPCAPEELAAVLHESGAPVVVLHGRAELGPRALGGRSILAAPVSASMKDELNRVKDREPYRPVAPICLEADAPEIFAPGTPDPHMLFDHEVRAEWVDRIPAVIHLDGTARLQTVGPADDDLLFAVLSAYRRLSGVPVLCNTSANLNGHGFFPDVASAAQWGRVARIWSDGTLYQRTDG, encoded by the coding sequence TTGAAACTCACGCATGACGGTGCCGTCGCCCTGCTCGACGACGACCGTCTCGTGTTCAGTGTTGAAATGGAGAAGCTGGGGAACGGTCTGCGCTACAGCACCGTTGCCGACTTCAGCCTGATCCCCGGAGTCCTCGCCGACTTCGGCTACAAGCCCGAGGACGTCGACGAGTGGGTTGTCGACGGCTGGGACGGAGACGTCTCCGGAACGGTGGCCCTCCTCGACCAGGGGACGCCCACCGAGATCGCGGTCGGTCCCTACCGGGAGTCGGCGGCATGCCCGGCGCTCGATTCGCCCAGCGTCTCGAGCACGTTCCCCATGGACGGCCAGACCTACCCGTACACCAGTTACCCGCACGCGGCGGGACACGTGGCGAGCGCCTACGCGTCCAGCCCCTTCGCCCAGCGCAACGAAGGCTCCTTCGTCCTGGTCTGGGACGGCGGACTCTTCCCCCGCCTCTACTGGGCGGACCCGCGCGGCGGCGTCGAGAACCTGGGTGAACTCTTCCCCCTCCTCGGCCATGCGTACGCCATCGCCGGACACCACTTCGGGCCCTTCCGTAAAACCGTCCAGTCGCCCACGGTCGACGACCTCTCGGTCGCCGGCAAGCTCATGGCGTACATCGCGCTGGGCCGGACGGACGAGAGCGTCGTCACGGTGCTGCGGGAGGAATTCCACCGCGTCTTCGAGAGCGATGAGCCGGCCGCAGTGGAGTACCGCGCGACGGTCGGCGGATACGGCAGTCTCTTCGAGCGGTCCGTGCCCCCCGTGCACGAGTTCTTCTCCGCGGTCCGCGCCCGGGTGTCGGAGAACGGGGTCAGCGACGAGGACGTCCTGGCGAGCGTGCACGACTTCTTCGAGGGCCTCCTCGTCGAACGGATCACCGCCAAGGTCCGCGCGGCCAAGGGCGATGGTCCTTGGAACCTGTGCTTCGCCGGCGGCTGCGCGCTCAACATCAAGTGGAACAGTGCGCTGCGCGAGGCGCCGGACTTCCGTGACGTGTGGGTCCCGCCGTTCCCCAACGACTCGGGTTCCGCCATCGGAGCGGCCGTTCTGGGCCGGGCGCAGCGCGACGGCCTGGCCCCGCTCGACTGGAACCCCCGGCTGGGCCCGGCACTGACGCCGTCGCCCGAGCTGCCCGCCGGCTGGTCGGCGTCACCGTGCGCTCCGGAGGAACTCGCCGCAGTCCTCCACGAGTCCGGAGCACCCGTGGTGGTCCTGCACGGACGGGCCGAACTCGGCCCTCGCGCACTCGGCGGCCGCAGCATCCTGGCGGCCCCGGTCAGCGCGTCGATGAAGGACGAGCTGAACCGGGTGAAGGACCGCGAGCCCTACCGGCCCGTCGCCCCCATCTGTCTCGAGGCCGATGCACCGGAGATCTTCGCTCCCGGCACCCCGGACCCGCACATGCTCTTCGACCACGAGGTGCGGGCGGAATGGGTGGACCGGATCCCCGCGGTCATCCACCTCGACGGCACCGCGCGGCTCCAGACGGTCGGCCCGGCGGACGACGACCTGCTGTTCGCCGTGCTGTCCGCCTATCGGCGGCTCAGCGGCGTCCCCGTGCTGTGCAACACCAGCGCCAACCTCAACGGGCACGGCTTCTTCCCCGACGTGGCCTCCGCCGCGCAGTGGGGCAGGGTCGCCCGGATCTGGAGCGACGGGACGCTGTACCAGCGGACCGACGGCTGA
- a CDS encoding thioesterase II family protein, with product MEWDPPRDAKAVLVCLPHAGSGAFQFRTWQERLGPDIALLAVQLPGRENRWREEPATRMAEVLDELAPALAARLDLPYFVYGHSMGALVGYELARVLGREHGRWPCGFVASACRAPDDQGEPSGTSRLTDEELVAELVAEGLVPAAVGANSRLAAAVARPLRADNAVCDSYTPPGEDALLPCPLVAWRGQDDAGVTDDHIRKWPAWSAATGTVRTFPGDHFYPLADPHLVTAALRAFVLGLLSPHR from the coding sequence GTGGAGTGGGACCCGCCCCGCGACGCGAAGGCGGTGCTGGTGTGTCTGCCCCACGCGGGTTCCGGCGCCTTCCAGTTCCGCACCTGGCAGGAACGGCTCGGCCCGGACATCGCGCTGCTGGCCGTACAGCTGCCGGGCCGGGAGAACCGGTGGCGCGAGGAGCCCGCGACCCGCATGGCGGAGGTGCTCGACGAGCTAGCGCCGGCACTCGCCGCCCGGCTCGACCTGCCCTACTTCGTGTACGGCCACAGCATGGGCGCCCTGGTGGGGTACGAGCTCGCGCGCGTCCTGGGCCGGGAACACGGCCGGTGGCCCTGCGGATTCGTCGCCTCGGCCTGCCGGGCACCGGACGACCAGGGCGAGCCCTCCGGCACGTCCCGGCTGACCGACGAAGAGCTCGTCGCCGAACTGGTCGCGGAAGGCCTCGTTCCCGCGGCCGTGGGCGCCAACAGCCGCCTGGCCGCAGCGGTGGCACGACCCCTGCGCGCCGACAACGCCGTCTGCGACTCCTACACGCCACCCGGCGAGGACGCTCTCCTGCCCTGCCCGCTCGTCGCGTGGCGGGGGCAGGACGATGCGGGCGTGACGGACGACCACATCCGCAAGTGGCCTGCCTGGTCCGCCGCTACCGGCACCGTGCGGACCTTCCCCGGAGACCACTTCTACCCCCTCGCCGATCCACACCTCGTGACCGCCGCACTGAGGGCGTTCGTCCTGGGTCTGCTGTCACCGCACCGCTGA
- a CDS encoding SAM-dependent methyltransferase, with product MDRRQISSIAHTDHPVAAPLGDDSVHTLLDRALPSGDVRLLDLGCGSGTWLLRAQAARPDLRADGVDNDAEAIAAAGRAVDAAGLGGRIAFHAQDAAQFSSPHRYGLILSIGATHAFGGLLPTLKAADSHLAPGGSVLLGECFWERAPDRKTLDAGFAVDDYDDLATTVDRITANGWVPLHGHVSTLQEWDDYEWSWTGSLSRWALDHPEHPDHGQALEAAARHREAWLHGYRGTLGFVTLLLRRAPRP from the coding sequence ATGGACCGTCGACAGATCAGCTCCATCGCCCACACCGACCACCCCGTCGCCGCTCCGCTGGGCGACGATTCCGTACACACGCTCCTCGACCGGGCCCTGCCGAGCGGCGACGTCCGGCTGCTCGACCTCGGGTGCGGATCGGGCACCTGGCTGTTGCGCGCACAGGCCGCTCGCCCGGACCTGCGCGCCGACGGCGTCGACAACGACGCCGAGGCCATTGCCGCCGCCGGTCGCGCCGTCGACGCAGCGGGGCTCGGTGGCCGGATCGCCTTCCATGCCCAGGACGCGGCGCAGTTCAGTTCCCCGCACCGATACGGTCTGATTCTCAGCATCGGTGCCACACACGCCTTCGGCGGCCTCCTTCCCACCCTGAAGGCCGCCGACAGCCACCTCGCCCCGGGGGGAAGCGTTCTCCTCGGCGAGTGCTTCTGGGAACGCGCACCCGACCGCAAGACCCTCGACGCCGGCTTCGCCGTCGATGACTACGACGACCTCGCGACCACCGTCGACCGCATCACGGCCAACGGCTGGGTCCCGCTCCACGGGCACGTCAGCACCCTCCAGGAGTGGGACGACTACGAGTGGTCCTGGACCGGGTCGCTCTCCCGGTGGGCCCTCGACCATCCGGAGCACCCGGACCACGGCCAGGCCCTCGAGGCCGCGGCCCGGCACCGCGAGGCCTGGCTCCACGGCTACCGGGGCACGCTCGGCTTCGTCACCCTGCTCCTGCGTCGCGCGCCCCGGCCGTAG
- a CDS encoding PP2C family protein-serine/threonine phosphatase yields the protein MRGHRPEQPDNVQELLVALGQLVDQALDRIEYQRARAELAVALQRHMLPPRLPELPGLHLAARYAPSQGGLEVGGDWYDAFVMHDGSLGLTVGDVQGHDVEAIAFMGQVRTSLRALAQTTSDTREVLGRANDLLIAMGCGLFATCCFLRFDPVSRDLTVSRAGHVPMVWATAGGRHGIALDRGGPPLGIVSGERYPVTHRRLTEAGVLVLLTDGVVEGPHYPMESGLAEVAKLVRAGFDADPDVLASAVVKVADLTGHRDDAAVLVVRYDGPQEPAGPMGVAGVAGGGF from the coding sequence ATGCGCGGACACCGTCCCGAGCAGCCCGACAATGTGCAGGAGCTTCTGGTCGCTCTCGGGCAGCTCGTCGATCAGGCCCTGGACCGGATCGAGTACCAGCGGGCCAGGGCCGAGCTGGCCGTGGCTTTGCAGCGCCACATGCTCCCACCCAGGCTGCCCGAGTTGCCAGGGCTGCATCTGGCCGCCAGGTACGCGCCCTCACAAGGCGGTCTGGAGGTGGGCGGTGACTGGTACGACGCCTTCGTCATGCACGACGGGTCACTGGGTCTCACGGTCGGCGATGTGCAGGGTCATGACGTGGAAGCCATCGCCTTCATGGGGCAGGTGCGTACCAGCCTGCGCGCCCTCGCACAGACGACGAGCGACACCCGAGAGGTACTGGGCCGCGCCAACGATCTGCTGATCGCCATGGGGTGTGGCCTCTTCGCAACGTGCTGTTTCCTGCGCTTCGACCCGGTCAGTCGCGATCTGACGGTCTCCAGGGCCGGCCATGTCCCGATGGTCTGGGCCACAGCCGGAGGCCGTCATGGCATCGCACTCGACCGCGGCGGGCCGCCGCTCGGCATCGTGTCGGGTGAGCGGTATCCGGTGACCCACCGGCGTCTGACAGAGGCCGGGGTGCTCGTGCTGCTCACCGACGGAGTGGTGGAGGGCCCGCACTACCCGATGGAGTCCGGTCTGGCCGAGGTGGCCAAGCTGGTGCGCGCGGGTTTCGACGCCGATCCCGACGTGCTGGCCTCCGCCGTCGTCAAAGTGGCCGACCTGACGGGACACCGAGACGATGCCGCAGTCCTCGTCGTCCGCTACGACGGCCCGCAGGAGCCGGCCGGACCGATGGGGGTCGCTGGGGTCGCCGGTGGCGGTTTCTGA
- a CDS encoding ABC transporter ATP-binding protein, whose protein sequence is MGLTPFAIGRAIDAMSEKDTDRLLVWTGVIVGLALVTTAGSVLRHRCDTIGRLKANFLTFRLVAAHATRLGATLPKRVSTGEVVAIGTSDISRIGALPGALARGIGSVVTVVLVAMVLLSTSVTLGLLVLIGVPVLLAGTGPLLRPLHKRIGSYRDLEGDLTNRAGDIVSGLRVLRGIGGEAAFGERYRKDSQRLREAGVHVAKVESVLPAAEVLLPGVFVVAVVWIGARLAVGGGLTAGELVAAYGYAAFLMLPMRTATSAVQSFVGADVAAQRVVRVLALEPDATSDAARADLSEAPDLYDAASGLRVRPGLMTAIAASTPEEGAEIAERLGRYAPGEVTVGGVPLDSLPLQQVRDLVLVARNEDTLFSGVLADDLGGRSDQVRAQALRNANAEDIVEALPDGLATVVTAGGSAFSGGQQQRLRLARALAAQPRVLVLVDPTSAVDAHTESVIAERLHTSRAELTTVVVSNSPLLLDRADEVAYVEDGKVVATGTHRELATGASQYAAVVMREET, encoded by the coding sequence ATGGGCCTGACCCCCTTCGCCATCGGCCGGGCCATCGACGCCATGTCGGAGAAGGACACCGACCGGCTGCTGGTCTGGACCGGCGTCATCGTCGGGCTCGCCCTGGTGACCACCGCCGGCAGCGTCCTGCGCCACCGCTGTGACACGATCGGCCGGCTCAAGGCCAACTTCCTGACGTTCCGCCTCGTGGCCGCGCACGCGACACGGCTGGGCGCGACCCTGCCCAAGCGGGTCTCCACCGGCGAGGTCGTGGCCATCGGCACGTCGGACATCTCCCGCATCGGCGCCCTGCCCGGGGCCCTCGCCCGCGGCATAGGCAGCGTGGTCACCGTCGTGCTCGTCGCCATGGTGCTGCTCTCCACCTCGGTCACCCTCGGCCTGCTCGTGCTCATCGGCGTCCCCGTCCTGCTCGCGGGCACGGGCCCGCTGCTCAGGCCGCTGCACAAGCGGATCGGCAGCTACCGTGACCTCGAGGGCGACTTGACGAACCGGGCCGGCGACATCGTGTCCGGTCTGCGCGTGCTGCGCGGCATCGGCGGCGAGGCCGCGTTCGGCGAGCGCTACCGCAAGGACTCGCAGCGGCTGCGGGAGGCCGGCGTCCACGTGGCGAAGGTCGAATCGGTGCTGCCCGCCGCCGAGGTGCTGCTCCCCGGGGTCTTCGTGGTGGCGGTCGTCTGGATCGGTGCCCGCCTGGCCGTCGGTGGCGGTCTCACCGCCGGTGAACTCGTCGCGGCCTACGGATACGCCGCGTTCCTCATGCTGCCGATGCGCACCGCGACCTCGGCGGTGCAGTCGTTCGTCGGCGCCGATGTGGCGGCGCAGCGCGTCGTACGCGTACTGGCCCTCGAGCCCGACGCCACCTCCGACGCCGCACGGGCCGACCTCTCCGAGGCGCCCGACCTGTACGACGCGGCATCGGGGCTGCGGGTCCGGCCGGGGCTGATGACCGCGATCGCCGCCTCCACTCCGGAGGAGGGCGCCGAGATCGCCGAACGGCTCGGGCGCTACGCCCCGGGTGAGGTGACCGTGGGCGGCGTACCGCTGGACTCGCTGCCGCTGCAGCAGGTGCGTGACCTCGTCCTGGTGGCCCGCAACGAGGACACCCTCTTCTCCGGTGTCCTGGCCGACGATCTGGGCGGACGCTCGGACCAGGTGCGGGCCCAGGCCCTGCGCAACGCCAACGCGGAGGACATCGTCGAGGCCCTGCCGGACGGTCTGGCCACCGTCGTCACCGCAGGGGGCTCCGCGTTCTCGGGCGGCCAGCAGCAGCGGCTTCGGCTGGCGCGCGCGCTGGCCGCGCAGCCCCGGGTACTCGTCCTCGTCGATCCGACCAGTGCCGTGGACGCGCACACCGAATCGGTGATCGCCGAGCGGCTCCACACGTCCAGGGCGGAGCTCACGACCGTGGTCGTGAGCAACAGCCCGCTGTTGCTCGACCGGGCCGACGAGGTCGCCTACGTGGAGGACGGCAAGGTCGTCGCGACCGGCACGCACCGTGAACTCGCCACCGGTGCGTCCCAGTACGCCGCCGTCGTCATGCGGGAGGAGACGTGA
- a CDS encoding ABC transporter ATP-binding protein — protein sequence MSLPVADAKTVRRHVRGLVRSHTGPLTRTVLWFVLATVCGLVVPALLGRLVGQVEKGITTDQVDITVLTIAGLLLLQGVFTRTARLQGARLGELVLADIREGFVRRVLTLPLHTVEKAGAGDLLTRSTRDVEALSNAVRMGAPSILVASLSVVLTLVALVVTSPIMVLPCLVAVPLIVWSTRWYLARAREAYLAEAATYSDLSQGLTETVTGARSVESLQRSASRIRRTDEDVERANGAERRTLFLRSVWFPLMDFGYVLPVAATLLFGGLFYIEGWVSLGEVTAAALYTRAVIDPLDELLGWLEELQVGDASLARLIGIDAEAEAGPASGSGRRPEGDRLAAEGIAYAYRAGHDVIEDVSLSVGSGERIAIVGPSGAGKSTLGRILAGIHEPRTGSVTLGGVPVHELPLEELRRHVALVTQEHHVFLGTVRENVALAAPDATDEQVTAALAAVAAEDWVQALPDGLDTELGTDENPVSPGQAQQLALARLVLADPHTLVLDEATSLLDPRAARDLERSLAGVLRGRTVIAIAHRLHTAHDADRVVVMEAGRITEQGAHDELVSAGGAYAGLWESWHGRGPSASAKSLVSSPSSDQPEH from the coding sequence GTGAGTCTTCCGGTAGCCGACGCGAAGACGGTCCGCCGTCACGTACGGGGCCTGGTGCGCAGCCATACCGGCCCGCTGACCCGCACCGTGCTCTGGTTCGTCCTCGCCACGGTCTGCGGTCTGGTCGTACCCGCCCTGCTGGGCCGTCTGGTCGGGCAGGTGGAGAAGGGCATCACCACCGACCAGGTGGACATCACCGTACTGACGATCGCCGGACTCCTGCTGCTCCAGGGCGTGTTCACCCGCACCGCCCGCCTCCAGGGGGCCCGGCTCGGTGAGCTGGTCCTGGCCGACATCCGCGAGGGGTTCGTGCGGCGGGTCCTGACCCTGCCCCTGCACACGGTGGAGAAGGCCGGGGCCGGCGATCTGCTGACCCGCAGCACCCGCGACGTGGAGGCGCTGTCCAACGCCGTGCGCATGGGCGCGCCCTCGATCCTGGTGGCGAGCCTCTCGGTGGTCCTGACGCTGGTGGCGCTGGTCGTGACCAGCCCGATCATGGTCCTGCCGTGCCTCGTCGCCGTCCCGCTCATCGTCTGGTCGACCCGCTGGTACCTGGCACGCGCCCGGGAGGCCTACCTGGCCGAGGCGGCCACCTACTCCGACCTCTCCCAGGGCCTCACCGAGACGGTGACCGGCGCCCGCAGCGTGGAGTCGCTGCAGCGGTCCGCCTCGCGCATCCGCCGTACGGACGAGGACGTCGAGCGGGCCAACGGCGCGGAGCGGCGCACGCTGTTCCTGCGCAGCGTCTGGTTCCCGCTGATGGACTTCGGCTACGTGCTGCCGGTCGCCGCCACGCTGCTGTTCGGCGGCCTCTTCTACATCGAGGGCTGGGTGAGCCTCGGCGAGGTGACCGCCGCGGCCCTCTACACCCGGGCCGTGATCGACCCGCTGGACGAACTGCTCGGCTGGCTCGAGGAGTTGCAGGTCGGTGACGCCTCGCTGGCCCGCCTGATCGGCATCGACGCCGAGGCCGAGGCCGGCCCGGCGAGCGGCTCCGGCCGGCGGCCCGAGGGCGACCGGCTGGCCGCGGAAGGCATCGCCTATGCCTACCGCGCCGGTCACGACGTGATCGAGGACGTCAGTCTCAGCGTCGGATCCGGTGAGCGCATCGCCATCGTCGGCCCTTCGGGGGCCGGGAAGTCGACCCTCGGCCGCATCCTCGCGGGCATCCACGAGCCGCGTACCGGATCGGTCACGCTGGGCGGAGTGCCGGTCCACGAACTGCCGTTGGAAGAACTGCGCCGCCACGTCGCGCTGGTCACGCAGGAACACCACGTGTTCCTCGGAACCGTGCGCGAGAACGTGGCACTGGCCGCGCCGGACGCCACGGACGAGCAGGTGACGGCGGCCCTGGCGGCCGTGGCCGCCGAGGACTGGGTCCAGGCCCTTCCGGACGGTCTCGACACCGAGCTGGGCACCGACGAGAACCCCGTATCGCCCGGGCAGGCGCAGCAACTGGCCCTGGCCCGGCTCGTCCTGGCCGATCCGCACACCCTGGTACTTGACGAGGCCACCTCGCTGCTCGACCCGCGGGCGGCCCGCGACCTCGAGCGTTCGCTCGCCGGCGTGCTGCGCGGGCGCACCGTCATCGCCATCGCCCACCGGCTGCACACCGCCCATGACGCGGACCGTGTGGTCGTGATGGAGGCCGGCCGCATCACCGAGCAAGGGGCTCATGACGAGCTCGTCTCGGCGGGGGGCGCGTACGCCGGACTGTGGGAGTCCTGGCACGGGCGCGGCCCCTCGGCCTCTGCGAAATCCCTTGTTTCTTCACCTTCTTCGGACCAGCCCGAACACTGA
- a CDS encoding GNAT family N-acetyltransferase — MQTASRRVSAPDVLVARPARPDDAEQIALLSAPFVEQGLLVARPLAELTRTSQEFVVACEGSRLVGCAGVAPSGGSLVVYNLCIAVDWQGRGIGRQLVGIAETIGRERGYGSLLALTRYGGEWFGKLGFSEVPASETRDEWLTLFRPGRRSSLYQLRLTSEQSGDRSTPMCRLKQT; from the coding sequence GTGCAGACCGCCTCCCGGCGCGTGAGCGCGCCGGACGTGCTCGTTGCAAGACCCGCGCGCCCCGATGACGCGGAGCAGATCGCCCTGCTCTCCGCCCCGTTCGTCGAGCAGGGCCTGCTGGTCGCTCGCCCGCTGGCCGAACTGACGCGCACGTCACAGGAATTCGTGGTCGCCTGCGAAGGGAGCCGGCTGGTCGGCTGCGCCGGGGTGGCACCCTCCGGGGGCAGCCTGGTCGTCTACAACCTGTGCATTGCGGTCGACTGGCAGGGCAGGGGAATCGGCCGGCAACTGGTCGGTATTGCCGAGACCATCGGCAGAGAACGGGGTTACGGCTCTCTGCTCGCCCTGACCCGGTACGGCGGCGAATGGTTCGGGAAGCTGGGGTTCTCGGAAGTCCCGGCGAGCGAGACCCGTGACGAATGGCTCACCCTCTTCCGTCCGGGCCGAAGATCCAGCCTCTACCAGTTGAGACTCACCTCCGAGCAGTCCGGAGACCGAAGCACACCCATGTGCCGACTCAAGCAGACCTAG
- a CDS encoding SDR family NAD(P)-dependent oxidoreductase: MAQEKRGVAVVSGASSGFGRRIAQVLCRRGYSVVALARRADRLKVLADEESTGAILPVVADVRDREELARALEELPPEFSDISVLVNNAGLSRGFDTLQSGSGDSWREMIDTNISGLLNLSGLVLPRLVSRGSGHVVNMGSIAANYPYMGGNVYAATKAFVHQLSLNMRVDLQGTGVRVSCVAPGMAKTEFAKVRYDGDEERADALYRGIEPLTDDDVAEAVAWCLAQPARVNVNMIELMAVEQHFGLGVAGSPPARPGGAEGA; encoded by the coding sequence ATGGCGCAGGAGAAGCGTGGCGTAGCCGTGGTCTCGGGTGCATCATCGGGATTCGGCAGGAGAATTGCCCAGGTGTTGTGCCGGCGGGGCTACTCCGTTGTGGCTCTGGCCCGTAGAGCGGACCGTCTGAAGGTCTTGGCGGACGAGGAATCCACCGGAGCGATTCTGCCGGTGGTCGCCGATGTCCGTGACCGCGAAGAGCTGGCCAGGGCCCTCGAGGAGCTGCCGCCGGAATTCAGTGACATCTCGGTGCTCGTCAACAACGCGGGCCTCTCACGAGGGTTCGACACCCTTCAGTCGGGCAGTGGCGATTCCTGGCGCGAAATGATCGACACGAATATCTCCGGTCTGCTGAACCTCAGCGGCCTGGTGCTTCCCCGGCTCGTCTCCCGCGGGTCCGGGCACGTGGTGAACATGGGCTCCATCGCGGCGAATTACCCGTACATGGGCGGGAACGTCTACGCCGCCACCAAGGCGTTCGTCCACCAGCTGTCGCTGAACATGCGCGTCGACCTCCAGGGAACGGGCGTCAGGGTGAGCTGCGTGGCGCCGGGCATGGCGAAGACCGAGTTCGCCAAGGTCCGCTACGACGGGGACGAGGAGCGCGCCGACGCGCTCTACCGGGGAATCGAGCCGCTCACCGACGACGACGTGGCCGAGGCGGTCGCCTGGTGTCTCGCGCAGCCCGCCCGCGTCAACGTCAACATGATCGAACTCATGGCGGTCGAGCAGCACTTCGGGCTCGGCGTCGCCGGCAGCCCGCCCGCCCGGCCGGGTGGTGCGGAGGGTGCGTGA